One stretch of Halalkalicoccus sp. NIPERK01 DNA includes these proteins:
- a CDS encoding ArgE/DapE family deacylase: MTADADRRAFVERLLSFDTTGGDEAPAQGWLEGRLSDFGFETYRWEADPKRLAAHPSFPDDPEAIETAGRPNVAGVLELGSGEGPTLLLNGHVDVVPAEAEGWSSDPFDPTWNGEELTARGAADMKSGLAACVFAARRLSDAGLDGRVVVESVVGEEAGGIGAASSARDPPYPAPDAAIIAEPTDLTPVIATEGTLMKRLTLTGRSAHAATPWHGEDVLPHFERIRRALADLEAERAREVTHSLYEGFPTPWPIVAGTVRAGSWASSVPARLESEFRIGVAPGESVDSVEDRVDALLAELVADSEWLTAHPPAFERFSVQFEPAEIGADEPIVRAVRDALDSVGRDSTVRGATYGTDARHYIEAGVPTVVFGPGSIRQAHFPDETIDWGDVSTGIDLLESAGKRFLTRSTR; encoded by the coding sequence ATGACCGCCGATGCGGACCGACGGGCCTTCGTCGAACGCCTCCTCTCGTTCGACACGACCGGCGGGGACGAAGCCCCCGCACAGGGCTGGCTCGAGGGGCGACTCTCCGATTTCGGCTTCGAGACGTATCGCTGGGAGGCGGATCCGAAGCGCCTCGCAGCCCACCCCTCGTTTCCCGACGACCCCGAGGCGATCGAGACGGCGGGCCGGCCCAACGTCGCGGGCGTCCTCGAACTCGGCTCCGGCGAGGGTCCGACCCTGCTCCTCAACGGCCACGTCGACGTGGTCCCCGCGGAGGCCGAGGGGTGGTCGTCCGATCCGTTCGACCCGACGTGGAACGGCGAGGAACTGACCGCCCGCGGCGCGGCGGACATGAAGTCCGGATTGGCCGCCTGCGTCTTCGCCGCTCGCCGACTCTCCGATGCCGGCCTCGACGGGCGCGTGGTCGTCGAGAGCGTCGTCGGCGAGGAGGCGGGCGGGATCGGCGCGGCGAGTTCGGCCCGCGATCCGCCGTACCCCGCTCCCGACGCGGCGATCATCGCCGAACCGACCGACCTCACCCCCGTCATCGCCACCGAGGGGACGCTGATGAAGCGACTCACGCTCACGGGGCGGTCGGCCCACGCGGCGACGCCGTGGCACGGCGAGGACGTCCTCCCGCACTTCGAGCGGATCCGCCGGGCGCTCGCCGACCTCGAAGCCGAGCGCGCCCGCGAGGTGACACATTCGCTCTACGAGGGCTTCCCCACCCCGTGGCCGATCGTCGCGGGCACCGTCCGCGCGGGGTCGTGGGCCTCGTCGGTCCCCGCACGGCTCGAAAGCGAGTTCCGCATCGGCGTCGCCCCCGGCGAGAGCGTCGATTCGGTCGAAGACCGGGTCGACGCGCTGCTGGCCGAACTCGTCGCCGACTCCGAATGGCTCACGGCTCATCCTCCGGCGTTCGAGCGCTTCTCGGTGCAGTTCGAACCCGCCGAGATCGGTGCTGACGAACCCATCGTCCGTGCCGTTCGGGACGCGCTCGACTCCGTGGGACGGGATTCGACGGTGCGGGGAGCGACGTACGGGACCGACGCGCGCCACTACATCGAGGCCGGGGTTCCCACCGTCGTCTTCGGGCCGGGATCGATCCGGCAGGCGCACTTCCCAGACGAGACGATCGACTGGGGGGACGTCTCTACCGGAATCGACCTGCTCGAATCGGCCGGAAAACGGTTTCTCACTCGAAGTACTCGGTGA